In the genome of Gemmatimonadota bacterium, the window TTTGAGGATGTAAGGGACCGCACGCCTGACGAATGGGAATTCGCCTTCGATCCCCACGCCCGGATTTTCGAGCCGGTCAGGGCGCTGCAACTCGCCAACGCCCTGGCGCCATACGATCCGTATTTCTACGAAGAGCCCCTGCGTCCCGAACACATTCCCGCGTGGGCACGGTTGCGGTCGCAGATGCAGGTACCGCTTGCTACCGGTGAATCGCTCTACACACGGTTCGAGTTCCTGGACCTCATGGCAGCCCACGGCGCCGATATCATACAGCCGGACATCTGCGTATGCGGAGGATTGCTGGAGATGCGCAAGATCGCTGCTATCGCCGAAGCGCACTACGTATCCATCGCCCCACACAATCCCATGGGTCCCCTGGCCACGGCCGTCAACGTGCACTTCGCGGCGGCCACACCCAATTTCAAGATACTCGAATACGGCCTTCCCGTGGGTACGGAATGGGAACAGTGTATCGCCGATCCATATCTTCCCGAGGATGGCTACCTGTTGTTGCGCGATCGTCCCGGGCTGGGTATCGAAATCGACGAGGAGGCGCTGAAAGACAATAAGATCGTGCACTGGCAGCGGACATGTACCATTCGTCCTGACGGGTCGACGTCCTACATCTGATGGAACGTGGGCGCGATGTTACACATAGAGGTTATATGAGTTGTACAATTGTACAATACTGAACCACGCAAGGTATACGTGACGGTGATGAAACACTTGAAACATAATAGACATCGCAGGTATTCGACTTAATCCTGTTTTCCAGGAGATTTCAACATGCAAAGCTTGCGTTCATTGACCGCGTTGACGCTCTCGGTCCTGTGCCTCGCCGTAATGTCGTCCTGTACCGGTGACGCCGGTCAGACGGGTGACGCCGGTCAGACGGGTGACGCCTCCCAGAAGGAATGGCGCGCGTATGCCGGAGACCACGCGAGCACCAAGTACGCGCCCCTGGCCATGATCGACCGGCATAACGTGACGGACCTCGAGGTCGCGTGGCGCTGGGATTCCATCGACAACGCCATCCTGGAGGCGGATTCGACCTTACGGGTATTCGTGAACGAGGCGACGCCGCTCAAGGTCGGCGGCGTGCTGTACACGAGTACAGCCCTGAGCCAGGTGGCGGCCATCGACGCGGCTACGGGGGAGACGATCTGGTCATACGATCCCGGTACGTGGAAGGATGGGACGCCCGCAAACGTGGGTTTCGTCCATCGCGGCGTGGCCTACTGGGAGGAGGGCGAGGACCGGCGCATCCTCTATGCCACGGGTGACGCCTGGCTCATCGCGCTGGACGCGGGAACGGGCGAACCGATCCCGGGTTTCGGTGACAACGGCCGCGTGGACCTGACGAAGGGCCTGCGCCGCCCCGTCGACCGGAGCCTCTACGCTGTCTCCAGCCCGCCGGTGATCGTCCGCGGGGTGGTCGTGGTGGGGGCGACCGTGCTGGATTCCTTCGCCGTGTTCCGGATGCCCGACGCGGCCATGCCGCCGGGCGACGTGCGTGGGTTCGACGTGCGGACGGGCGAACAGAAGTGGGTGTTCCAGACCATACCACAGGAAGGCGAGTTCGGTAACGAGACCTGGCTGGAAGAGTCCTGGAAGACCACGGGCAGCACGAACGTGTGGACGTGGATGAGCGCGGATGAGGAATTGGGGTACGTCTACCTGCCGGTCAGCACGCCCACCAACGACTTCTACGGCGGCCACCGGCTCGGTGACAACCTCTTCGCCGAGAGCCTGGTCTGCGTCAATGCCGAAACCGGCGAAAGGGTCTGGCACTTCCAGACAGTGCATCACGGGATATGGGACTACGACCTGCCCGCCGCGCCGAACCTGGTGGATATCACGGTGGAGGGCCGCGAGATCAAGGCGCTGGCCCAAGTCACCAAGCAGGGTTTCACCTTCGTCTTCGACCGGGCAACCGGAGAGCCGGTCTGGCCGATCGAGGAACGGGAGACGCCGCCGTCCACGGTACCCGGAGAAACCGCCTCGCCCACGCAGCCCTTCCCCACGAAACCGGCGGCCTTCGAGCGCCAGGGGCTGACGGAAGACGATCTCATCGATTTCACGCCCGAACTGCGCCAGGCGGCCCTGGACGCGATCGCGGAATACGACCATGGGCCGCTTTTCACGCCGCCGACCACAAGAGGCTTAATCGCAGTGCCCGGACTGGTGG includes:
- a CDS encoding mandelate racemase/muconate lactonizing enzyme family protein, producing MKITAIKTFAGYFKNRSRGLVKVETDEGLYGWGEAYSIGPDKSVEPIADYIFEMIKGEDPRRVEYIMLKLFQQFRFPPGGTGLAVMSAVDHALWDISGKAAGLPVYMLLGGTVRDRVRVYHSVGGNAGEASDQAHELHDRWGFTAFKTSPYQVDIEAVRWGRVCSAAARFFEDVRDRTPDEWEFAFDPHARIFEPVRALQLANALAPYDPYFYEEPLRPEHIPAWARLRSQMQVPLATGESLYTRFEFLDLMAAHGADIIQPDICVCGGLLEMRKIAAIAEAHYVSIAPHNPMGPLATAVNVHFAAATPNFKILEYGLPVGTEWEQCIADPYLPEDGYLLLRDRPGLGIEIDEEALKDNKIVHWQRTCTIRPDGSTSYI
- a CDS encoding pyrroloquinoline quinone-dependent dehydrogenase; protein product: MQSLRSLTALTLSVLCLAVMSSCTGDAGQTGDAGQTGDASQKEWRAYAGDHASTKYAPLAMIDRHNVTDLEVAWRWDSIDNAILEADSTLRVFVNEATPLKVGGVLYTSTALSQVAAIDAATGETIWSYDPGTWKDGTPANVGFVHRGVAYWEEGEDRRILYATGDAWLIALDAGTGEPIPGFGDNGRVDLTKGLRRPVDRSLYAVSSPPVIVRGVVVVGATVLDSFAVFRMPDAAMPPGDVRGFDVRTGEQKWVFQTIPQEGEFGNETWLEESWKTTGSTNVWTWMSADEELGYVYLPVSTPTNDFYGGHRLGDNLFAESLVCVNAETGERVWHFQTVHHGIWDYDLPAAPNLVDITVEGREIKALAQVTKQGFTFVFDRATGEPVWPIEERETPPSTVPGETASPTQPFPTKPAAFERQGLTEDDLIDFTPELRQAALDAIAEYDHGPLFTPPTTRGLIAVPGLVGGASWSGAAVNPETGMLYVPSYSLPTIMTVNASEEEDAPYSYTGRFAYGPTIMDGLPVIKPPYGRITAIDLNTGEHVWMSAVGNGPRNHPALEGLDLPPLGWDRRTFPLLTPSLLFAAQMGIVLDRNVSDRGNAMTYDSESNEAFLRAFDPDNGDLIAEIPLPGNATGNPMTYMVGEKQYIAVPIGGASERAELVVLGLP